A region from the Longimicrobium terrae genome encodes:
- the glyA gene encoding serine hydroxymethyltransferase yields MDALKQTDPDIHRLLISEAERQEHQLEMIASENFVSQAVMQAQGSVLTNKYAEGYPGKRYYGGCEVVDEVEELARQRALQLFGAQHANVQPHSGAQANMAVYFALMQPGDTLLGMNLSEGGHLTHGSPVNFSGRLYNVAAYGVRPDDHRIDYAALRDQAMQVRPSIIVAGASAYPRQIDFETFGEIARECGARLVVDMAHIAGLVATGHHPNPVPFADVVTTTTHKTLRGPRGGMILCTEEHAKAIDKQIFPGVQGGPLMHVIAAKAVAFSEALRPEFSDYSGRVIANAQALAQGLAERGFTLVSGGTDNHLMLVDLRSKGVTGKVAEKALDAAGITVNKNTVPGETESPFVTSGIRIGTPALTTRGLGVGEMETIAGFIDQVISAPGDEAVAGRVRGEIRELCDRFPLYGDWARS; encoded by the coding sequence ATGGACGCGCTGAAGCAGACTGATCCCGATATCCACCGCCTGCTCATTTCCGAGGCCGAGCGGCAGGAGCACCAGCTGGAGATGATCGCCTCGGAGAACTTCGTGTCGCAGGCGGTGATGCAGGCACAGGGCTCGGTGCTCACCAACAAGTACGCCGAGGGCTACCCGGGCAAGCGCTACTACGGCGGCTGCGAGGTGGTGGACGAGGTGGAGGAGCTGGCCCGCCAGCGCGCGCTGCAGCTGTTTGGCGCGCAGCACGCCAACGTGCAGCCGCACTCGGGCGCGCAGGCCAACATGGCCGTCTATTTCGCGCTCATGCAGCCCGGCGACACCCTGCTGGGAATGAACCTGAGCGAGGGCGGGCACCTGACGCACGGCTCGCCGGTGAACTTCAGCGGGCGCCTGTACAACGTGGCGGCGTACGGCGTGCGGCCTGACGACCACCGCATCGACTACGCGGCGCTTCGCGACCAGGCCATGCAGGTGCGCCCGTCCATCATCGTGGCGGGGGCCAGTGCGTATCCGCGGCAGATCGACTTTGAGACGTTCGGCGAGATCGCGCGGGAGTGCGGGGCGCGGCTGGTGGTGGACATGGCGCACATCGCCGGGCTGGTGGCCACGGGGCACCATCCCAACCCGGTGCCGTTCGCGGACGTGGTGACCACCACCACGCACAAGACGCTGCGCGGGCCCCGCGGCGGCATGATCCTGTGCACCGAAGAGCACGCCAAGGCCATCGACAAGCAGATCTTTCCGGGCGTGCAGGGCGGCCCGCTGATGCACGTGATCGCGGCCAAGGCGGTGGCGTTCAGCGAGGCGCTGCGCCCGGAGTTCAGCGACTACAGCGGCCGGGTGATCGCCAACGCGCAGGCGCTGGCGCAGGGGCTGGCGGAGCGCGGGTTTACGCTGGTGTCGGGGGGGACGGACAACCACCTGATGCTGGTGGATCTGCGCAGCAAGGGCGTGACGGGCAAGGTGGCGGAAAAGGCGCTGGACGCGGCGGGGATCACGGTGAACAAGAACACGGTGCCGGGGGAAACCGAGTCGCCGTTCGTCACCAGCGGCATCCGCATCGGCACGCCGGCGCTTACCACGCGCGGGCTGGGAGTGGGGGAGATGGAGACGATCGCCGGGTTCATCGACCAGGTGATCAGCGCGCCGGGAGACGAGGCCGTCGCCGGGCGTGTCCGCGGCGAGATCCGCGAACTGTGCGACCGGTTTCCGCTGTACGGCGACTGGGCGCGCAGCTGA
- the miaB gene encoding tRNA (N6-isopentenyl adenosine(37)-C2)-methylthiotransferase MiaB, with the protein MKRAYIETYGCQMNISDSELMHGILAEQGFSTTDKPEDADVILVNTCAIRDHAEQRVIGRVGQLQQIRRDNPDVVIGVTGCMAQRMGESLLGRAGGVDMVMGPDAYRQLSDKLAEVVARRGPAGRLPMSQSAPAIAARGLAVLGFDPHENYEGVAAKRISAVSAWVPIQRGCNYRCTYCIVPYVRGDEKNRDPQAILDEVRALAADGVPEVTLLGQTVNSYEHGGWNFPRLLREVAHVDGIRRVRFTSPHPNDFTRELVEAMAEEPRVCKQLHLPVQSGHNRTLKRMLRRYTVEEYLEKIEWVRAAMPGISLSTDVIVGFPGETDEEYEATLQLMRTVRYDDAFLYKYSLRDGTPATRLPADQFVPDEIGSARLQRLIETHRAIQAEIYQSEVGRTEEVLVEKEGKRGGLQGRTGGNKVVTFEGPVGLIGHFVDVELTGTSGSTFVGEMAGALAAA; encoded by the coding sequence ATGAAGCGAGCCTACATCGAAACGTACGGATGCCAGATGAACATCAGCGACAGTGAGCTGATGCACGGCATCCTGGCCGAACAGGGTTTCTCCACCACCGACAAGCCCGAAGACGCGGACGTCATCCTGGTGAACACCTGCGCCATCCGCGACCACGCGGAACAGCGCGTCATCGGCCGCGTGGGGCAGCTTCAGCAGATTCGCCGCGACAACCCGGACGTCGTCATCGGCGTTACCGGCTGCATGGCGCAGCGCATGGGCGAGTCGCTGCTGGGCCGCGCGGGCGGCGTGGACATGGTGATGGGCCCCGACGCCTATCGCCAGCTTTCCGACAAGCTCGCCGAGGTGGTCGCGCGCCGCGGGCCCGCCGGACGCCTGCCCATGTCGCAGTCCGCGCCGGCCATCGCCGCCCGCGGCCTGGCCGTCCTGGGCTTTGACCCGCACGAGAACTACGAGGGCGTCGCCGCCAAGCGCATCTCGGCCGTGAGCGCCTGGGTGCCCATTCAGCGCGGCTGCAACTACCGTTGCACCTACTGCATCGTCCCCTACGTGCGCGGTGACGAAAAGAACCGCGATCCGCAGGCGATTCTGGACGAGGTGCGCGCGCTGGCCGCGGACGGCGTTCCCGAGGTCACACTCCTGGGGCAGACCGTAAACTCGTACGAGCACGGCGGATGGAACTTTCCCCGCCTGCTGCGCGAGGTGGCGCACGTGGACGGAATCCGCCGCGTGCGCTTCACCAGCCCGCACCCCAACGACTTCACCCGCGAGCTGGTGGAGGCGATGGCCGAGGAGCCGCGCGTGTGCAAGCAGCTGCACCTTCCCGTGCAGAGCGGCCACAACCGCACGCTCAAGCGCATGCTGCGCCGCTACACGGTGGAAGAGTACCTGGAAAAGATCGAGTGGGTTCGCGCGGCCATGCCCGGCATCTCCCTGAGCACGGACGTGATCGTGGGCTTTCCGGGCGAGACGGACGAGGAGTACGAGGCCACGCTGCAGCTGATGCGCACCGTGCGCTACGACGACGCGTTCCTGTACAAGTACTCGCTGCGCGACGGCACCCCCGCCACGCGCCTGCCCGCCGACCAGTTCGTCCCCGACGAAATCGGCTCGGCGCGCCTGCAGCGGCTGATTGAGACGCACCGCGCCATCCAGGCGGAGATCTACCAGTCCGAGGTGGGCCGCACGGAAGAAGTGCTGGTGGAAAAGGAAGGGAAGCGCGGCGGGCTTCAGGGGCGCACCGGCGGCAACAAGGTGGTCACCTTTGAGGGCCCGGTCGGCCTGATCGGCCACTTCGTGGACGTGGAGCTCACGGGCACCAGCGGCTCCACCTTCGTGGGCGAGATGGCCGGCGCGCTGGCGGCCGCGTGA
- a CDS encoding carboxypeptidase-like regulatory domain-containing protein translates to MPYVTLRRALHALLLSALLPAAAAAQSVSGRVLDLATGQPVAQAAVSVLDQAGRLRASGQTDGSGRFLLLLDSAATVQLRGERIGYRAAASDWLRVGPGSMLSADLRLPPSAVTLSGVTITARQTPPFKDRRARNFFIRAGRGVGSFVLPEVIDARRPGPLSTILQSVPRMRFTRAERADPGEPLLPGRGGGTCVPTIYVNGAIKRVTGDDRLNDLVDPNELWGVEVYEQSYEAPAELPAQDPDCGVIVVWTQRS, encoded by the coding sequence ATGCCTTACGTGACGCTGCGCCGCGCGCTTCATGCGCTTCTGTTGTCCGCCCTGCTCCCCGCCGCGGCCGCCGCCCAGTCGGTGAGCGGGCGCGTGCTGGACCTGGCGACGGGCCAGCCGGTGGCGCAGGCCGCGGTTTCGGTGCTGGACCAGGCCGGCCGGCTGCGGGCCAGCGGGCAGACGGACGGCAGCGGCCGGTTTCTGCTCCTGCTGGACAGCGCCGCCACGGTGCAGCTTCGCGGCGAGCGCATCGGCTACCGCGCGGCGGCTTCGGACTGGCTGCGGGTGGGCCCCGGATCGATGCTGAGCGCGGACCTGCGGCTGCCCCCGTCGGCGGTGACGCTGAGCGGGGTGACGATCACCGCGCGGCAGACGCCCCCCTTCAAGGACCGGCGGGCGCGCAACTTCTTCATCCGCGCGGGGCGCGGGGTGGGGTCGTTCGTGCTTCCGGAGGTGATCGACGCGCGACGGCCGGGACCGCTCAGCACGATTCTGCAGTCGGTTCCGCGCATGCGCTTTACCCGGGCGGAGCGCGCGGATCCCGGCGAGCCGCTGCTGCCCGGCCGTGGCGGAGGCACCTGCGTTCCCACGATCTACGTGAACGGCGCCATCAAGCGCGTCACGGGCGACGACCGGCTGAACGACCTGGTGGATCCCAACGAGCTGTGGGGCGTGGAGGTGTACGAGCAGAGCTACGAGGCGCCCGCGGAACTCCCCGCGCAGGACCCGGACTGCGGCGTGATCGTCGTCTGGACGCAGCGCTCCTGA
- a CDS encoding FAD-dependent oxidoreductase: MTATHPHDNPFPPAPANMPVWDDTPWTPLPLLAGDDSADVCVIGLGGSGLSCVGELLRLGVSAVGIDAGPVAGGAAGRNGGFLLAGTYHFYHDAVEALGREWASALYRLTLDEVERIAAETPDAVRRTGSLRVADSDEERDDCARQLAAMRADGLAAEAYSGPEGDGLLTPADCAFQPLRRCRTLAERASREGARLYEHTPAVEISTGEVRTPGGRIRCGAVLVAVDGRLERLLPELDGRVRTARLQMLSTVPTTEVRVPRPVYARWGYEYWQQLPDGRITLGGFRDHGGEGEWTADGTPGELVQRRLETFLRERIGVHAPVTHRWAASVGYTPSGMPVLEQVRPRVWAAGGYSGTGNVIGALCGRAMAQLAGSGRSSIADVIAGAGFGAARGTWPVA, from the coding sequence GTGACCGCAACTCATCCGCACGACAATCCGTTCCCGCCCGCGCCGGCCAACATGCCGGTGTGGGATGATACGCCGTGGACGCCGCTTCCGCTGCTCGCCGGGGACGATTCCGCGGACGTGTGCGTGATCGGGCTCGGCGGATCGGGGCTGTCGTGCGTGGGAGAGCTGCTGCGGCTGGGCGTGTCCGCCGTGGGCATCGACGCGGGGCCGGTCGCAGGCGGGGCGGCGGGGCGCAACGGCGGATTTCTGCTTGCGGGGACGTATCACTTCTACCACGACGCGGTGGAGGCGCTGGGGCGGGAGTGGGCCTCGGCGCTCTACCGGCTGACACTGGACGAGGTGGAGCGGATCGCGGCGGAGACGCCGGACGCCGTGCGACGCACGGGTTCGCTGCGCGTGGCGGATTCGGATGAGGAGCGCGATGACTGCGCGCGCCAGCTTGCGGCCATGCGTGCGGACGGCCTGGCGGCGGAGGCGTATTCCGGTCCCGAGGGCGACGGCCTGCTGACCCCCGCGGACTGCGCGTTTCAGCCACTGCGGCGCTGCCGGACGCTTGCGGAGCGCGCCTCGCGGGAGGGAGCGCGGCTGTACGAGCACACGCCGGCCGTGGAGATCTCAACAGGCGAGGTGCGTACGCCCGGTGGCCGCATCCGGTGCGGCGCGGTGCTGGTGGCGGTGGATGGCCGGCTGGAGCGGCTGCTTCCGGAACTGGATGGACGCGTGCGGACGGCGCGGCTGCAGATGCTGTCGACCGTGCCCACCACGGAGGTGCGCGTGCCCCGTCCCGTCTATGCGCGCTGGGGATACGAGTACTGGCAGCAGCTTCCGGACGGGCGCATCACGCTGGGCGGTTTCCGCGACCATGGCGGGGAAGGGGAGTGGACCGCGGATGGTACGCCGGGCGAACTGGTCCAGCGGCGGCTGGAAACGTTCCTTCGTGAGCGCATTGGCGTGCATGCGCCCGTGACGCACCGCTGGGCCGCGTCCGTGGGGTACACGCCGTCCGGAATGCCGGTGCTGGAACAGGTGCGGCCGCGGGTGTGGGCGGCGGGCGGGTACAGCGGAACCGGCAACGTCATCGGCGCGCTGTGCGGCCGGGCGATGGCGCAGCTGGCCGGCAGCGGCCGGTCATCCATCGCGGACGTGATCGCCGGAGCCGGGTTCGGCGCGGCACGGGGGACGTGGCCCGTGGCGTGA
- a CDS encoding lactate 2-monooxygenase, translated as MTDRPTALSRQSDIYVGGVNGRRPAVPVGAQALEDAAREAMSEEAFAYVAGGAGSESTVRENRAAFERWRIVPRMLRDVSARDTSMELFGERLAAPVLLSPVGVLEMAHPEADLAVARAAAETGVPFIFSSQASFPMEDTASVMGDAPRWFQLYWSKSDALVESFVSRAESSGCGAIVVTLDTTLLGWRTRDLELAYLPFLRGKGIAQYVNDPVFLESLHGPPPEGPAPPPRQVNPSSLRTFASLTAAHPGGFWKNLRRPEPLRAVQQFIATYSRPSLTWDELPFLRARTRLPIILKGILHPDDARRAVDAGMDGVIVSNHGGRQVDGSIAALDALPGVVEAVAGRIPVLMDSGIRGGVDVFRALALGARAVCLGRPYVYGLAVAGQAGVAEVIRNLLADFELTMALSGCRSLAEITRESIVRAG; from the coding sequence ATGACTGATCGACCGACCGCGCTTTCCCGGCAGTCCGACATCTACGTGGGCGGGGTGAACGGCCGGCGCCCCGCCGTGCCCGTGGGCGCGCAGGCGCTGGAAGACGCCGCGCGGGAAGCCATGAGCGAGGAAGCGTTCGCCTACGTGGCGGGCGGAGCCGGGTCGGAAAGCACGGTGCGCGAGAACCGCGCGGCGTTCGAGCGGTGGCGGATCGTGCCTCGCATGCTGCGCGACGTGTCTGCCCGCGACACCTCGATGGAACTGTTCGGCGAGCGCCTGGCCGCGCCGGTGCTGCTTTCGCCCGTGGGCGTGCTGGAGATGGCGCACCCGGAAGCGGACCTGGCCGTCGCCCGCGCGGCGGCGGAAACGGGAGTGCCGTTCATCTTCAGCAGCCAGGCCTCCTTCCCGATGGAGGACACCGCTTCGGTGATGGGCGACGCGCCGAGGTGGTTTCAGCTGTACTGGAGCAAGAGCGACGCGCTGGTGGAAAGCTTCGTCTCGCGCGCGGAATCGTCAGGGTGCGGCGCCATCGTGGTGACGCTGGATACGACGCTGCTGGGCTGGCGCACGCGCGACCTGGAACTCGCCTACCTCCCCTTTCTGCGCGGCAAGGGGATCGCGCAGTACGTGAACGACCCCGTGTTCCTGGAGTCGCTGCACGGACCGCCGCCGGAGGGCCCCGCGCCGCCGCCGCGCCAGGTGAACCCGTCGTCGCTGCGCACGTTCGCCTCGCTGACCGCCGCCCATCCTGGCGGCTTCTGGAAAAACCTGCGCCGTCCGGAGCCGCTGCGCGCCGTGCAGCAGTTCATCGCCACCTATTCGCGCCCGTCGCTCACCTGGGACGAACTGCCGTTCCTGCGCGCGCGGACGCGGCTGCCCATCATCCTCAAGGGCATTCTGCATCCGGATGACGCACGGCGGGCGGTGGACGCGGGGATGGACGGCGTGATCGTCAGCAACCACGGCGGGCGGCAGGTGGATGGGTCCATCGCCGCGCTGGATGCGCTCCCCGGCGTGGTGGAGGCGGTCGCCGGGCGCATTCCCGTGCTGATGGACAGCGGCATCCGTGGCGGGGTGGACGTGTTCCGCGCGCTCGCCCTGGGCGCGCGCGCCGTGTGCCTGGGCCGGCCGTACGTGTACGGACTGGCGGTGGCGGGGCAGGCGGGCGTGGCGGAGGTGATTCGCAACCTGCTGGCGGACTTCGAGTTGACGATGGCGCTTTCCGGATGCCGCTCGCTGGCGGAGATCACCCGCGAATCCATCGTCCGCGCCGGCTGA
- a CDS encoding GIY-YIG nuclease family protein: protein MTTYFVYIVASLARVLYVGVTSDLPRRIVEHRTGAIAGFTQRYRVNRLVYYEAGENIRSVIEREKQLKGWTRRRKAELIEAQNPGWEDLAVHIGLPVAEDGQAR from the coding sequence ATGACCACATACTTCGTGTACATCGTCGCGAGTCTCGCGCGCGTGCTCTACGTGGGCGTGACCAGTGACCTGCCTCGCCGGATCGTGGAGCACAGGACCGGCGCGATCGCGGGGTTCACGCAACGTTACAGGGTGAACAGGCTTGTCTACTATGAGGCAGGCGAGAACATTCGCTCGGTGATCGAGCGCGAGAAGCAGCTGAAGGGATGGACGAGACGCCGCAAGGCGGAGTTGATCGAAGCGCAGAATCCGGGATGGGAGGATCTGGCGGTGCACATCGGGCTGCCTGTCGCCGAGGATGGACAGGCGCGCTGA
- a CDS encoding LapA family protein translates to MKMPGWLPIAGVALAGALVTWLNRGERVVLHAGVATFYRAPLTLVLFVAFVAGMLTMMMLSLRQDMRMRQELRARGLLDDLPARPAAVPPRREPLAPAASRADDATWAAPPPVAHSPWADMDTPRRATDEDATIPHPREPDPPAY, encoded by the coding sequence GTGAAGATGCCCGGCTGGCTTCCCATCGCCGGCGTCGCGCTGGCCGGCGCGCTGGTCACCTGGCTGAACCGCGGCGAGCGCGTGGTGCTGCACGCGGGCGTGGCGACGTTCTACCGCGCGCCGCTCACGCTGGTGCTGTTCGTGGCGTTCGTGGCTGGCATGCTGACCATGATGATGCTGAGCCTGCGGCAGGACATGCGGATGCGCCAGGAACTGCGCGCCCGCGGCCTGCTGGACGACCTTCCGGCGCGCCCCGCGGCGGTGCCCCCGCGCCGCGAGCCCCTCGCGCCCGCCGCCAGCCGCGCGGACGACGCCACGTGGGCCGCGCCGCCGCCGGTGGCGCACTCGCCGTGGGCGGACATGGACACGCCCCGCCGCGCGACGGACGAGGACGCGACCATCCCGCATCCCCGCGAGCCGGACCCGCCCGCGTACTGA